The genome window TTGGTTGTGTGGGAacatcccagcagatcagcagtatCAGAAGTACTCAGACCAGCCCGTTTGGCACCAGCAACCACGCCACATTAAAGTCACTGAAATTACCTTTGTTCCCCatcctgatgctcagtttgaaattCAGCACATCACCTTCACCATGCCTAAATgtattgagttgctgccatgacactggctgattagatatttccACTAAAATCCAGTTCAACAGGTTTAGCTAATAAAGTCACCATTGAgtgtatatttctgtatttttatgaGCACACTGGAGAAAGCTCCAGAAAGGTAGAAAATGAGAATTCCACTCAACtacattttattctatttagtCTGGTTACAGTAAATAAAAGCATGTCCATTTACTTAGTAGGCATATAGGGTGCATACTATATAACTGTCTGCTTTCACTGAATACCAGTCTACATGTTTACAGTTGTGGTTGATTAAGGTTGTGTGTTTGCTTTACGCACCTCTTAGTGTGACCTGGGAAATATCGGATGTACTTGTTGTCAGTGAGCGAAAGGTATCTGATGGTATCTGAAAAATATcccaaaatatatttcattttccAAAATGGACCACTAACTGTATTCGCATTGCTGTGCATGGCGTCAAGTGTTTACCATCCAGTTTGTTGGAGCTGTAGATCACTGTATTTGTGTCTCCATGCGTGTAGCGGATGAGGTCTACTCCATACTTTTTGCTGAAGAGGTTGCTTTTGCACCTGAGAAAAGCACAAGGACACCATAAGAACACAATGCAGTCACATTAAGGATCTTATTTATCATATACAGTATACTGTCTACAGTGGCTGCCACTTACTTTCCATCTCGCATGTCATACAGCAGTATGCGGTCATCGTCGCTGCTTGTTATCACATTTTCACCATTTGGGCTGTAGTCCACGCAGTTGACCTTCTCTTCGTTTTTCCGATGAGTCCTGGCCACTCTGAAACATCGTAATACACCGTCTGTGATCTTCATAGCTGCAGGCTTTTACCAAGAAAGCATACGTTAGGAGAAAAAACACTCCATCAGCTTCCTGTCTGAGATTTAATGAAGCCTGGTAATTATTTCGGTTTGGTTGAGCTATGCGCATCTGCTGTCCATTAGATCACTAAGGTGCTTGTATTTGCATTATGGCAACAAAAATCCACAGCAGACAACATGCAACTTTGTAACAACCGGAAATTATGATCGACTTAGTTTTATTCATCTACCAGGCGGGCGGTGCTTGCCAGAAGCTATAATATTTTGCAGTTGTGACCTGGCGGGCCGTGTAAGCGTAGTTAACAAATACACCCGTTGAGAGAAAGGCGGAAATTACCGGAATGCTTTTTTACATTTACGCAGTGTGTATTTGTTATGTTTAAGAGCATTTAAACGGATAGTTATATCGTTTGTCGTTTGGTTTTATCTATATAGTGTCTAATATGTcagaattattttaatttgaatgaatggatgaaattatgcttttattctgaaaggctTGGCCCGGAACTTCTTTAATAACTTCAGAGTTCATGCTTGTGTTTTGAAGCTCGTGTGCGCCGTCTGGTCTGTGAGGTTCACTCAGTGCCGTGATGAACAGCTGTGGGAGACTAGCGCGTGTGTTTGACCGGCGCTCCGGCCTGGATGTGCTCTTCTGTCTGGCCAAACCCCGGACAACCTGCCGCCAGTGTCCGCAGACAACACCGCCCCTCGCCCGGGGTCAGAGCACCGCTGCCAACCACACTCCAGGCTCCGACGCAGATGACAAACCCCGTGTTAGAGCCGTTGACCTGGCCCGTAAGATCCGAGGAGAGAAGTCGAAGACCCGAGAGACAGCGCCTCCCATGTCTGCCCAGCAgaggagggtgatggagctgaaACGGTTCAGTGTACAGTTACAAAATGTGCACCCCAACGTGCTCGCCAAACACCTCCACAGAAGCGtgctgtaccaggacaaggatGTAGTGATCGTCAACAAACCCTACGGCATCCCTGTGGCAGGTAAACCAACACTGGGCTGTCTTCTTTAATCTGATTACACTGACAAGAAGTTtgaaaaagtttttattttcagtttgaaataaaaataaaaatcaactcATTGtaatgttaagaaaaaaaaaaacaatatgagATCTTTGTAACATGGTGTTTTAcaatggacatggtcagcagcaaTATTCAGGTagactgtggtgtttaaacgatGGTACTAAAGGGCACagagtgtgccaagaaaacatCGTCTGACATCATCCATTTGTACTGTTCTGTGTGAACCCGAAAGATGATTGGGAAACTTTATAAAATACTCAAACCTGCCTGTCTGACACCAAGAGCCATGCCACATTTAGTcttttaaatcacctttctttcccATTCTGATCATGGCTCTGAATTATTGACCATTATTGATGCCTGCATGCTAAATTAATGTGATTATCTAATTAGATATTTGTATTAATGAACAGTTAAACATGTGTATGAAAAATTATGTGGTGAGACTATATTTTATTGTTGTACATATTAAGGTGTTCTTAAACAGGCTcagtattgttgttattattattattattgttgttgttattgttaggAGACATGCAGTATCATTACTGAGAACAGCTGGAATGACCATAAAAATGTCAGCTATCACACTGAAGCTGGGATGTCTAACTGGCACCACAAATGTAATGTTGCTGCTGTCTCCCAGATGACTCCGACGTCACATCCATCACCTCTGTGCTTCCTGTTCTCTCAAAAATGATGGATGGGATGAAGATCAAGTCTGATTCTCAGCTCATTCCCTGTCTGGGTCTAGAAAAGGACTCAACGGGAACTCTCCTGCTGGCCAGGAGGGATGAAGTGGTGGAGCACGTACTCGCTCTGAATAGAAATAACAAAGTGGAGAGGAAGTACTGGTGAGTAGGGGAAACTGATAAGGATTAATTAAATAATGTACATGCTAATACTCCCACTGCATGTTAGTTATGTTGTTCCTTTTCAGGGTTATCACGGTTGGTGTTCCTGTGCCATCTGAAGGTCTGATTGATATTCCCATCATAGAGAGAGAGGTCACAGGTCCTCAGCCACACTACAAGGTGCCTCTTATTCtgtatgatcattgctttaaacATCCTTGTATGTACGGCTTTTAGCTTAGTAGTTAGTATGTTTATTACACATTAAATTAGTTTGGGTTTGTTGTCCAGAGCATTTGAGTAAATTACTAGTTATTGTTTAAATAATGGTTTGCATTTTCCAGTCTCATAACAACTTCTTTGATTTCAGATGGCTCTGAGTCCTCTTTACAGACTGAACGATGAAGGTGATGGTGTAACCAAAGTCCGAAGTCATCGCCAAGCTCATCCAGCATTGACGAAGTACAGAGTCCTGGACAGCAGCAGTGGTTGCAGCCTTGTGGAACTCCAGCCTTTTACAGGTAACAGTGCACATGTGAACAAAAGGAAATCATCCCAAAAACCTGCCTGGGCACATGTTCGGTATTTTTCTGCTTCATTGTGTTCACAGGAGTGAAGCACCAGATGAGGGTTCATATGGCCTTTGCTCTCGGGTGTCCCATTCTTGGTGACCACAAATATTCCCACTGGAGCAAACTGGCACCACAGGTAAGATGTTTACAGTCTCTTTTTTAACATGTATAAGAGTTTGATTTCTATTTTGTCACAAATGATGACTAAATAATACATTTCCTTCCACAGAAATTACCAGAACGTGTGTTGGGAAAACTTGGGATTGAACAGAGCAAGGTTCGGCACCTCCCCCTTCATTTACATGCACGACAGCTGACGCTGCCAGGAAGCAGCCAAGCTGACGTCAACGTGTCCTGCCCGCTACCGAAATACTTCACCCAAACACTGGGCCGACTGCATATAACTCTCCCAGATGAAAAACGAACGTGATCATCTCCTTGCTTTGTTCAGCGTTTAACAGTCCAACCctgttaaatgtaatttaaatgtgGAATAGAACATCAGGATGTGTAACTACAGCGCCGATACGTGTGATAGTGGACAGATGTGGAACAGAATGTGTTAATTATTAAAAACTGATGCTATGGAACTGAATAAGAACCATTCAAATGCGTCATTATTAAAAAGACCCACagctcactttttctttttagaagaCAGTAATCATTATGTTTCAGCTTGACATGACTTACTACAAAGATTCCATCTGCATATATTGTTTAATAACCTactatacacacatacatgaaGGAATACGTTGGCAAAAATCCTTGATGGGTGTTTCAGATGTTAGTTTTATCCTGAGAAAAATCTGAATGACTACAATATACAGATAtaggtgacaaattaaagggaaaaaaatccaacagTATATGGTGTCTCAGTTATGCTGAGGGAGTACGTCTCAGCTCACATTAATCCTATGTTAAAATGCTTCAGTTTTGACACGAGTGGCATCTCCCAGGATGCAGGAAGGGGTTGAAATACTTGAGCTATGAAATTATGAATCAGGCTATGACCTCTGGAGTCACCGGATCTTAAACAAAAAGTGCCCTGCGGGGGAGTTTGGGCCAACATGGCCACTACCATGGTTAAAATACCCATTTAGAGGATATCTTCTAGATAAAGAAAAATTGTGTCCTTCACTACAGCTGAGTTAAAGAGGCAGCACAGGCAACCAAGTTACTGAAACACACTGGTTTTGCCTTCAATTTGTCACCGATCTGTAGCACTTAACCATGTGAATGATTGAGTTTTAACTTATTCCACAAGCAATATCATGTAATTATGTTTTGGAAAAAACAGGCACAAGTATTTCAGATTCAAACTTATCATACATggtccaaaatgtatttttaaaaaaaagttgtgagCACTGGTCCCTGTAACTGTCTTAAGATTATTACTAGTGGTACTAGAGAATTAAGACATGAACAGCCTGTGAGgttaagaaagaaaagattaCAGTTGTTTAATCATTTATAAGATTGACTTTGTACACGAACGTGTATCATCTCTGCCCAGCTGAGAAGAGACTAAAGTCTTGCTCACTTGCCGGTTCAAAAGTTACAGAGGTGATATCTTACAAAGGCAGCCAAGAGAACGAGAAGTCCAACCCACCGGTCAAAAACAGAGATAATAAGAAGAGAAGAATTTATGGATCTGATGAGCATAATCATGATACTCTCCTCAGAAGTTGTTCCACTTTATTTTAATGGCCATCGATGATAATAGTCAGGATGGATACTGCATAGTCAACAATCTGGAGAACAAGTTCCTGTGAGCCAAGTCCTCAATCTAGCTCACATTTTCTGGAACAACACAGATGATCTCCTGGATCTCTCTGACCACGATGATGCGAGACAGCATTTGTTCCACCTGCTGAATTGTGAGGGGCTGAGAGGAGTACCACATCGGGCTGTTTGGTGCAACGACAGGCTCTGGAGTCATGTAGTACGCATCGTTACGTCCTTTAACGCTCTGTGGGCTGGAAAAGAAAGTTAAGCATGTGTCTGGGGGTGTAAACTGAAGAGTAATCATCACATAAATCCTACTAAGCTGAAGTGCTGCTCACCATTTGAAGAGGTAAAAGTCATAAAGTTTGATGGGACAACGAAGAGGATTCGCAGGATCCTCGATCTGCTCTTCATACATGTCATCGGTTCCTAAATGATGCAGTACACAGCAACAGGTCAACAACGGGCATTTCTGCTATCCAACACTGAGCTAATCACGACCTGAGCAAGAGAGTACCTTTTTGTCCAGCACTGTGTAGGCCTTGCCCTTTGAGAAGGCGAATACTGGTTGCTTTGTCCTTGGCGTTAGTTGGGTTCTTCCTTGAGTGTCTTAAGACTTTAGAGAAAGCTACTTTCATGTGCTGTTCAGGTGTTATCAAGTGGAAATACCTGCAACAAATACGACATTGTACCATATTCGGTATTTGACTCTGAGCGATTAGAGAGAGGATAAAAGACTAAGGGCCATTCAATGGTTACTCACTTAGTGTTGAAATACATTAGAGTTGTGAGCAATGTGGAAGGTGAATGTGCGCCAAGCTGTTTACACTCCCACAGCATCTCCTCTGTCACGTGACTTGGGATGATATAACCTAAGAGGAAAACATACCATGAGTACGGCAGGATTCACATGCATGTGTTTAAGGCTTCAGCGCATCTCCGTCATGTTGAACAGGATGATGTGATCCCGAACTAAATCGTCGATCTGCTGCTTAGCTCGTCCTTGccaaaaaaaatgctgttaacTGCATAAGGTTAGTAAAGTGCAGCTAGCATGGCTAATGCAAACAGGCAACAGAAGCTCTTTTAATCTTGTGAATGACTGATGGTTGTTGCTATGACAATCATGCCAGAAAAGATCCCAAATGTCAAAGATGTATGTAAACACTCGACAATGGACATGTAAATGCTGCCTGAATATCGAAAACAATTACAAAATTGTGGATTTTGCCTTACCTAAAGGATGCACAGTGGGTTTCCAGTCGTGCAGGATTTTGTGTAAACTTTCACAAAATCGAGTGTAATATGGATCATTGAAAATATCATCCACACGTCCATTTTCAGAAAGAtactataaaaaagaaaaaaaaacccaaacaacacagaaaagcaATTTCAGCCTTAGTTTTATTCTTCCTGCCTTTTTGTGGTTGAGTATGGAGATACTAACCTTCTGTATACACAAGAAAACATAATACAGGACATCGGGAGCAAACTGTTCGTCCTCGGATCCTCGTGCCTCCTGAGTCATCAGGGAAAGACCCAAGTTTAACTCCGCCACTGCACTGGATACCAGATCTTCCTGAAAACGCAGGGGCTGACGACCTGAACGCAGAAATACCAGAAAACACTACGTTTGGAGAAGCAGTGTAAAACTGACTTTACTTCTAGGTGACTAAGAATAACAGTACGTACTACAGAGTGCCAACAGCAAAATGTTGTGACTTCCTCTGGTTTCAGCAAGAGCTCACTGTTACTGAGACAACTGTAACAGGCCTACTTACGTCCTATGGGCGCAAGCTTTGTTGTTTCCCGTTTGCTtagttcagcattttttctctTCACCCAAAGGCGCCAAACCTCCAGCCCTTCCTCTGGCTTTAGACACACAGGAACCAGAATCTCTGTGGGTGCTTCGCCCTGAGCTTCAGTGGCTACTTGACCCTGCAGTAGAAgagcaaagggaaaaaaaaaaaaaaaaaaggtttttgagaAAGATGGCAGCAGAGTTAAACACATCTTATTAATTACATGATGGTAATTCATAGTATGATAATACTGTTATGTTGTAACATGGTATTGTTATGATTAGTAGTATTAACTAGTCCTAGTTAAACTAGTTCACATTCTTAattcagaaaggaaaaaaaggctaaaaataaacatgaactTTTGAAAACACCATCATGATTATGACCAAAGCAACAATTATCAGTTATGTTCTGTTACATTTGCACAGGGCAAATTTAGTTCCAGCCATAATCATCGAGGACCAGAGTACAACTGTAAGACGGAGTCTTTTCTAACCTGCAGATGGAGCTGCTGGTCTTGTCCATCTTCCCCTTGACTCTGCTGTTGATTTGGGTCCCATATTTGCACTGACTGTGTAGTGTTGTATGTCCCTCCTACGGTCTGCACTGCCACGGGGATATGAATGTTGCCGTTCATGAACTGTGCTGGGAAGAGGGTCTGCACGATCTCTTCCTGCGTTGCAGTGGTGGCCGAATGCACGTCGGCAGACCTCGATGTGGAATTTGGGGACATTTTGTCCTTGCCGTTGGCGGTAGTTACTTGCACTGTGCTATACGTCTCCTGTGGTATAGCAATGTGAGTTACACCCTGCTGCTGTGGAGTGGAGTACACAGGGATGGTCCAGGTCTCACCTTGGGGACCTGTGATTGTTCCTGTAGTGCTGTACAGCTGAGCACTGTCAACTGTGAGCAAATCCGGTCGTAGGGACACATAACTTTGCTGCTGGCCTTGAGGGATGGCTAAAACTGTAGCCACCTGCTGCCCCTGTGGAACAGCATACGAAACAGCTAGGGGGACATCCATCTTACGCTTCTTGGCTGGTTGGAGAACAGTGGGGATAGTGCTGGGCCTCCGCTCTGCCTCCCTGGTAGAGTCCTGTTGCTGAGCAGGAGTCATGGTCTCAATGGTCTGGATCTGGATTTGTTGCCCACCCTGTAACTGAATCTGCTGGCCGGCCTGAAGTTGAATTTGCTGTCCCCCAGGCAACTGAATATGCTGCATTCCCTGCAACTGGATTTGTTGGCCACTTGACAGTTGGATTTGTTGTCCTCCAGCTACGGCGGCAACCAACTGAGCCTGAATCTGTGAAACacagtaaacatgttttttttgtttgtttgtttaaatggggaaacatggaaaaaCCTGATAGACGTAACTGAAGTTAATCCTCTACCTGCTGTTGCTGCTCCTCTGTGAGCTCTCCTGCCTGCACAAGCTGGGCTGTTGAGATTCCCTGTATGTCCTGCTGAGAGGGGTGGGCCACCTGAAGAACCTGACCAACTGTTTGGCCCTGCTGTTCTTGGATCTGAACCTGGCACAGAGGGAgagtaagaaaaacaaacagacttgTAAGCAACCTTATGAATCATAAACACactgaaatacttttctttgacaTTTCTGCTATGAACAACACAACAGTCATCAAAGTCATAAGGCGTCTCAAGTTTATACATTTGAAGTCTCAGTAAGATACACCCATGTCTGAGGTGACCGATCCtgttttaattacattaatgTGAATTGAACAAGCATGAAACAGCAACCATAATCCTGAGAGAAAGTTGATCTTTTTTTTGGCTTGTGATACTTCATAGAACTAACTTCTGCTACTAATCAAACAGATATTTCATTGATTGTGCTACAAGGTCTTTAATTATCTGCACAACAggcaaacaaaaagcaaacaccCTCTTTCcaattacattaaaaacatttacattgctttaatttttattgcacagaAGGACTACAATGTGATGGTACAAATCAGTATAACCAGTCAGAAATGTATCCTCCATTTCCACCTGCACCTTTTCCTACTGAAGAATCATTGTGACCacaacatttttctgtaaagtgcTCCTTTGCGTGGTTTTCACATttcctgttggctctgtatgcatacTTAAATACTAAGTGAAAGATCTTCTGTTTGTATTCAGTAGGAAAGGGATTCCTTCCAGTGAGCCTGACTGTAGCCTCTCAGAAGGCACTGCTTTGATATTTGGATTGGATATCAGTCCAATACTCGATCCAACTTTTTGGGTCAGTATGGGATCCATTCCTTTGAGTTCTACAATGTTTTCTGTTTACCAGATAACAGCAGCAGTTAGCGCCACAGCTAACACAGcatggagggaggtttggggtcATTTCATGCTGCTACACCAACAACTTCTATCTGTACATCTGCAGAAGCATTTATTTAACTGGAAACTTTCCTCCTGTTTACTTTCACTCTCATTATGCTCTGTCCAGTCATGCAAGATGGAAAGTTTTGTGTAACACTTTTTAGGAGTGTTTACTAAACTTATGATATaattataatttaaaatgtgATCAAGTCAGTTAAAGTTAATTTCACTCCAGCTGTCTCATTCTTGATGAAGAAAGTACAACGCCTGTAAATGACACCAGTTTGCAGCCTAATGACTCCAGTCCAGTGCAAATAGATTAAATGAACAAGAATATATTTCTATATCCTCCctttttcaataataaataccATAAATTCTGTAAATTTATAGCCTGtttttaaccctaacccttttcAAAACTTGTGAAAACTTAAGTGGAGTATGACCTCATTTCATACAAATGATTCACATCTATAGCTGATAAAGACAACACCAGTACACATTTTATGTGCTATAAGAGTGTCATATTTTGATGGTTTGGCTACAGCAATGTctcacatttacattttcaaatgTAGGACTAGGAGAAAAACCCAGGCATGTCTGAGAGGAACAGCAACATGTCAGCCTCTGATAGATTTAGTAAAAAGGGAGCTACCTTTCAAATATTCCAGAAAACCACTCCTGCAAAAGGTGGAGAAACTTTGAGGAGAGCCTCGCAGCTCCTGACATGTAAGCCAAAAGTAAACAAATGCCTCAAACTAAGCATTACTACGACAGGAAGAGCCAATGGTGGGTAGAAATTACCAAATCAATCACCTGCAGGTGTTTAAACAGCTcaacccaagaaaaaaaaaaaaaacaacataaaacatcctgggtaaaaaaaaaacaacaaaaaaacgttTTCAGGTTAATTATATGACAATACTGCGCAGGTGTTTGAGGTTAAGCTACTTTAGTTATTGATAAACTCAAATGTTAAGcagttattttatatgtttataCAGACTTACATGGAAACACTACCTCGGCTACTTTTGTGATTACATTTGACGTATGCTGTGTCACTGTATGTAATGCTGTTGCCATCTTGTTTTGACAGATTCACATTTCAAATTTCATTTCAGTAAGAGAGTGCACTTCATGTACTTACAAAAAAAGCTGCTGTCTGCAAGTGTTTaaaatttttgtatttttttttctatatcacCAAAATTAGCACAAATTTTCTGATGAAATATCATGATATAAATTTTGAATCTATAATTACCCACCCTTATTTCAATCTCTTCCTCACAGTGAGAAATACAGCTTTCTAATCCAACACTGAGATCAAATCAGTACATCAGCA of Maylandia zebra isolate NMK-2024a linkage group LG5, Mzebra_GT3a, whole genome shotgun sequence contains these proteins:
- the qrich1 gene encoding transcriptional regulator QRICH1 isoform X4; this encodes MNEQESGVVSFDEYVRQKARTVPQHRMKEFLESLAKGPEVLQEFSQQEGAATSTAMVYHQQGANCVYTDSTEVAGSLLELACPVQVTSTEMSPQLHQGSEQQLQVQVQIQEQQGQTVGQVLQVAHPSQQDIQGISTAQLVQAGELTEEQQQQIQAQLVAAVAGGQQIQLSSGQQIQLQGMQHIQLPGGQQIQLQAGQQIQLQGGQQIQIQTIETMTPAQQQDSTREAERRPSTIPTVLQPAKKRKMDVPLAVSYAVPQGQQVATVLAIPQGQQQSYVSLRPDLLTVDSAQLYSTTGTITGPQGETWTIPVYSTPQQQGVTHIAIPQETYSTVQVTTANGKDKMSPNSTSRSADVHSATTATQEEIVQTLFPAQFMNGNIHIPVAVQTVGGTYNTTQSVQIWDPNQQQSQGEDGQDQQLHLQGQVATEAQGEAPTEILVPVCLKPEEGLEVWRLWVKRKNAELSKRETTKLAPIGRRQPLRFQEDLVSSAVAELNLGLSLMTQEARGSEDEQFAPDVLYYVFLCIQKYLSENGRVDDIFNDPYYTRFCESLHKILHDWKPTVHPLGYIIPSHVTEEMLWECKQLGAHSPSTLLTTLMYFNTKYFHLITPEQHMKVAFSKVLRHSRKNPTNAKDKATSIRLLKGQGLHSAGQKGTDDMYEEQIEDPANPLRCPIKLYDFYLFKCPQSVKGRNDAYYMTPEPVVAPNSPMWYSSQPLTIQQVEQMLSRIIVVREIQEIICVVPENVS
- the qrich1 gene encoding transcriptional regulator QRICH1 isoform X3, whose protein sequence is MSCPVTMNEQESGVVSFDEYVRQKARTVPQHRMKEFLESLAKGPEVLQEFSQQEGAATSTAMVYHQQGANCVYTDSTEVAGSLLELACPVQVTSTEMSPQLHQGSEQQLQVQVQIQEQQGQTVGQVLQVAHPSQQDIQGISTAQLVQAGELTEEQQQQIQAQLVAAVAGGQQIQLSSGQQIQLQGMQHIQLPGGQQIQLQAGQQIQLQGGQQIQIQTIETMTPAQQQDSTREAERRPSTIPTVLQPAKKRKMDVPLAVSYAVPQGQQVATVLAIPQGQQQSYVSLRPDLLTVDSAQLYSTTGTITGPQGETWTIPVYSTPQQQGVTHIAIPQETYSTVQVTTANGKDKMSPNSTSRSADVHSATTATQEEIVQTLFPAQFMNGNIHIPVAVQTVGGTYNTTQSVQIWDPNQQQSQGEDGQDQQLHLQGQVATEAQGEAPTEILVPVCLKPEEGLEVWRLWVKRKNAELSKRETTKLAPIGRRQPLRFQEDLVSSAVAELNLGLSLMTQEARGSEDEQFAPDVLYYVFLCIQKYLSENGRVDDIFNDPYYTRFCESLHKILHDWKPTVHPLGYIIPSHVTEEMLWECKQLGAHSPSTLLTTLMYFNTKYFHLITPEQHMKVAFSKVLRHSRKNPTNAKDKATSIRLLKGQGLHSAGQKGTDDMYEEQIEDPANPLRCPIKLYDFYLFKCPQSVKGRNDAYYMTPEPVVAPNSPMWYSSQPLTIQQVEQMLSRIIVVREIQEIICVVPENVS
- the qrich1 gene encoding transcriptional regulator QRICH1 isoform X2 — encoded protein: MKPGTIVGPVTMNEQESGVVSFDEYVRQKARTVPQHRMKEFLESLAKGPEVLQEFSQQEGAATSTAMVYHQQGANCVYTDSTEVAGSLLELACPVQVTSTEMSPQLHQGSEQQLQVQVQIQEQQGQTVGQVLQVAHPSQQDIQGISTAQLVQAGELTEEQQQQIQAQLVAAVAGGQQIQLSSGQQIQLQGMQHIQLPGGQQIQLQAGQQIQLQGGQQIQIQTIETMTPAQQQDSTREAERRPSTIPTVLQPAKKRKMDVPLAVSYAVPQGQQVATVLAIPQGQQQSYVSLRPDLLTVDSAQLYSTTGTITGPQGETWTIPVYSTPQQQGVTHIAIPQETYSTVQVTTANGKDKMSPNSTSRSADVHSATTATQEEIVQTLFPAQFMNGNIHIPVAVQTVGGTYNTTQSVQIWDPNQQQSQGEDGQDQQLHLQGQVATEAQGEAPTEILVPVCLKPEEGLEVWRLWVKRKNAELSKRETTKLAPIGRRQPLRFQEDLVSSAVAELNLGLSLMTQEARGSEDEQFAPDVLYYVFLCIQKYLSENGRVDDIFNDPYYTRFCESLHKILHDWKPTVHPLGYIIPSHVTEEMLWECKQLGAHSPSTLLTTLMYFNTKYFHLITPEQHMKVAFSKVLRHSRKNPTNAKDKATSIRLLKGQGLHSAGQKGTDDMYEEQIEDPANPLRCPIKLYDFYLFKCPQSVKGRNDAYYMTPEPVVAPNSPMWYSSQPLTIQQVEQMLSRIIVVREIQEIICVVPENVS
- the rpusd4 gene encoding pseudouridylate synthase RPUSD4, mitochondrial, with amino-acid sequence MNSCGRLARVFDRRSGLDVLFCLAKPRTTCRQCPQTTPPLARGQSTAANHTPGSDADDKPRVRAVDLARKIRGEKSKTRETAPPMSAQQRRVMELKRFSVQLQNVHPNVLAKHLHRSVLYQDKDVVIVNKPYGIPVADDSDVTSITSVLPVLSKMMDGMKIKSDSQLIPCLGLEKDSTGTLLLARRDEVVEHVLALNRNNKVERKYWVITVGVPVPSEGLIDIPIIEREVTGPQPHYKMALSPLYRLNDEGDGVTKVRSHRQAHPALTKYRVLDSSSGCSLVELQPFTGVKHQMRVHMAFALGCPILGDHKYSHWSKLAPQKLPERVLGKLGIEQSKVRHLPLHLHARQLTLPGSSQADVNVSCPLPKYFTQTLGRLHITLPDEKRT
- the qrich1 gene encoding transcriptional regulator QRICH1 isoform X1; translated protein: MGAAVISPLVGRAVWRAAALFSGPILPSFYVSLGPVTMNEQESGVVSFDEYVRQKARTVPQHRMKEFLESLAKGPEVLQEFSQQEGAATSTAMVYHQQGANCVYTDSTEVAGSLLELACPVQVTSTEMSPQLHQGSEQQLQVQVQIQEQQGQTVGQVLQVAHPSQQDIQGISTAQLVQAGELTEEQQQQIQAQLVAAVAGGQQIQLSSGQQIQLQGMQHIQLPGGQQIQLQAGQQIQLQGGQQIQIQTIETMTPAQQQDSTREAERRPSTIPTVLQPAKKRKMDVPLAVSYAVPQGQQVATVLAIPQGQQQSYVSLRPDLLTVDSAQLYSTTGTITGPQGETWTIPVYSTPQQQGVTHIAIPQETYSTVQVTTANGKDKMSPNSTSRSADVHSATTATQEEIVQTLFPAQFMNGNIHIPVAVQTVGGTYNTTQSVQIWDPNQQQSQGEDGQDQQLHLQGQVATEAQGEAPTEILVPVCLKPEEGLEVWRLWVKRKNAELSKRETTKLAPIGRRQPLRFQEDLVSSAVAELNLGLSLMTQEARGSEDEQFAPDVLYYVFLCIQKYLSENGRVDDIFNDPYYTRFCESLHKILHDWKPTVHPLGYIIPSHVTEEMLWECKQLGAHSPSTLLTTLMYFNTKYFHLITPEQHMKVAFSKVLRHSRKNPTNAKDKATSIRLLKGQGLHSAGQKGTDDMYEEQIEDPANPLRCPIKLYDFYLFKCPQSVKGRNDAYYMTPEPVVAPNSPMWYSSQPLTIQQVEQMLSRIIVVREIQEIICVVPENVS